One Chiloscyllium plagiosum isolate BGI_BamShark_2017 chromosome 34, ASM401019v2, whole genome shotgun sequence genomic window carries:
- the klhdc7a gene encoding uncharacterized protein klhdc7a, producing the protein MMEFVGKVIVSAAFVVSLALIYRYYKLRAANASPGRVVKDSGGREVTESDEKTSRDNGEGHQPLLSLQREENMGNPTRYRNQCLSKAEIKRLMVERMNRGCELGTEHLQDTSSARGVVRSHRLKVKVRRLALSSLLRNHMVRKGVSEGQDKAPIPTASGHGDCIDNSYTAEEYDHPNLNNTSSELARASSLSCEDDTTVTKQNLFINTSSPISCNQKLGVSVNREPQNHSSYDVLSADSDTQKRNLSADLPETARDPLILPPSDLISDTPGNPMANPPTELTENEMLKSVIFRQCAAGGSREQENPSSACKLHPDSRIGISSALYVPSACQDKHQKVKIRNGSETERNVSQLCGELNLSDHKIISASEMATDWKACRDRSNSCSAAQITLDPASLDVDHLKTSASQCQTGDQLNVCPVSSTRDNTMFSQSLTIQTKVVDSSEFDSSPDHPEASGISSEAPCCSTKSAITMMKEGGIVLRKDSISAIAETPAFLIEFDSETRDCSEKGHSNELNSGAPSVDDLSSSSLGSLVDSLYLSQPDLSKETAVEVVAGANFIHIPLNNQSTVEVMKCRLALENCYEILCIAKKHNLKDLQDATYQVMSDNYLHVLKNPNIYGQLKADERELILLRRMYGKTYLMVADVDVQENSWAKTIVQPNLEDQTSARPLNPSQTKHTLYYYKEENDSWYPLVNMAIESISKDCALCTMYNYLFIVAGCQGSGKEIKLSNKVFCYNPVTNIWSEICPLNQARPNCKLVALDGYLYAIGGECLSTVERYDPRTDRWIFMAPLPQGTFSMTHKATVCNGEIYVTRGTYYYQLLKYNAREDTWNVCTMMSRKDKTTDIAAVKNFIYRFEINQHHGISVYQYHVITKTGYECATKRHSKLAPFHCVVMGDTIYCINKHFMMQFVTHELSPYFRAEDYTALPEAKGILFPFVLTLPEKASFQTRV; encoded by the coding sequence ATGATGGAGTTTGTGGGGAAAGTTATTGTGTCGGCTGCTTTTGTGGTGAGCCTGGCTCTAATTTACAGGTACTATAAACTGCGAGCTGCCAATGCCAGTCCAGGGCGAGTTGTGAAAGACTCAGGAGGCCGGGAGGTCACGGAATCGGATGAAAAGACCAGCAGGGACAATGGGGAAGGACACCAGCCTTTGCTGAGTTTGCAAAGGGAGGAGAATATGGGAAACCCAACAAGGTACAGGAATCAGTGCCTCAGTAAGGCGGAGATAAAAAGGCTGATGGTGGAAAGGATGAATCGTGGCTGTGAGCTGGGAACAGAGCACCTCCAGGACACAAGCAGCGCGAGAGGGGTGGTCAGATCCCACAGGCTAAAGGTGAAGGTGAGACGCCTGGCTTTATCCAGTCTGCTCAGAAACCACATGGTCAGGAAAGGGGTTTCAGAGGGACAGGATAAAGCTCCCATTCCAACAGCCTCAGGCCATGGGGACTGTATCGACAACAGCTACACAGCTGAGGAATATGACCATCCAAATCTCAACAATACAAGCTCAGAATTAGCAAGGGCTAGCAGTCTAAGCTGTGAAGATGATACAACAGTCACCAAGCAGAATTTGTTCATAAATACCAGCTCTCCGATATCTTGTAATCAAAAACTAGGTGTTTCTGTCAACAGGGAGCCTCAGAATCACAGCTCCTATGATGTTCTAAGCGCTGACAGCGACACACAAAAAAGAAATCTCTCTGCGGATCTTCCTGAGACGGCCCGTGATCCTCTCATTTTGCCTCCCTCTGATCTGATTAGTGATACGCCAGGGaatcccatggcaaatccaccaaCTGAACTCACCGAGAATGAGATGCTTAAGAGCGTCATCTTCAGGCAGTGCGCAGCAGGGGGTTCAAGAGAACAAGAGAATCCTTCTAGTGCCTGTAAGTTACACCCTGACAGCAGAATTGGAATATCCAGTGCTCTATATGTTCCCTCTGCATGTCAAGACAAACATCAAAAAGTTAAAATTCGCAATGGATCAGAAACTGAGCGAAATGTTTCACAGTTATGTGGGGAGTTGAATCTATCTGATCACAAGATCATTTCAGCTTCAGAAATGGCAACTGATTGGAAAGCATGCAGAGACAGAAGTAACAGTTGTTCTGCTGCTCAGATTACATTAGATCCAGCTTCTCTTGATGTAGACCACCTCAAGACATCAGCTTCCCAGTGCCAGACAGGAGACCAGCTCAATGTGTGCCCTGTCAGCTCAACTCGGGATAATACAATGTTTTCTCAGAGCCTGACAATCCAAACAAAAGTCGTTGATTCCTCTGAATTTGACTCCAGTCCTGATCATCCAGAGGCTTCTGGTATTTCTTCTGAGGCACCTTGCTGTTCAACCAAGTCTGCCATCACAATGATGAAGGAAGGAGGAATAGTCCTCAGGAAAGACAGTATTTCAGCAATTGCAGAGACCCCagcatttttaattgaatttgacTCAGAGACAAGGGACTGCTCAGAGAAAGGTCACTCTAATGAACTGAACTCTGGAGCTCCTTCTGTTGATGACCTCAGTTCCAGTTCTTTGGGCTCACTGGTAGATTCATTGTATTTGTCCCAACCAGACCTCAGCAAGGAAACAGCTGTGGAAGTTGTTGCTGGAGCCAATTTTATTCATATCCCTTTGAACAATCAGTCAACTGTTGAAGTCATGAAGTGCCGCTTGGCTTTGGAGAATTGTTATGAGATTTTGTGTATTGCAAAGAAACACAATTTAAAGGACCTGCAGGACGCTACTTATCAAGTCATGAGTGACAATTACTTACACGTTTTGAAAAACCCAAACATTTATGGTCAGTTAAAAGCCGATGAGAGAGAATTGATCCTGCTGAGAAGGATGTATGGTAAAACATACTTAATGGTAGCCGATGTAGATGTTCAAGAGAATTCTTGGGCTAAGACCATAGTTCAACCCAACTTGGAAGATCAAACCAGTGCCAGGCCACTGAATCCTTCTCAAACCAAACACACACTTTACTATTACAAGGAAGAGAATGACTCTTGGTATCCATTAGTTAACATGGCAATTGAGTCAATTTCCAAAGATTGTGCATTGTGCACCATGTATAATTACCTTTTCATTGTGGCTGGTTGTCAGGGATCTGGCAAGGAAATCAAACTATCCAATAAGGTATTCTGCTACAATCCGGTGACGAACATTTGGAGTGAGATATGCCCACTCAATCAGGCAAGGCCCAACTGTAAGCTTGTGGCTTTGGATGGATATCTTTATGCAATTGGAGGAGAGTGTCTTTCCACAGTAGAGAGGTATGATCCTAGAACAGATAGATGGATCTTCATGGCACCGCTACCACAAGGAACCTTTTCCATGACACACAAAGCTACCGTGTGCAATGGTGAGATTTACGTGACCAGGGGCACCTACTATTACCAGCTTCTCAAGTACAATGCTCGAGAAGATACATGGAATGTCTGCACCATGATGAGTAGAAAGGACAAGACCACTGATATAGCAGCAGTCAAAAACTTCATCTACAGATTTGAGATTAACCAACACCATGGTATCAGTGTGTACCAATATCACGTTATCACCAAAACTGGTTATGAATGTGCTACCAAAAGACACAGCAAGCTAGCACCATTTCACTGTGTTGTCATGGGTGACACGATTTATTGCATAAATAAACATTTCATGATGCAGTTTGTTACTCACGAATTGTCACCCTATTTCAGAGCAGAAGATTACACTGCCCTTCCTGAAGCAAAGGGAATCCTTTTTCCCTTTGTACTTACACTACCAGAAAAAGCCTCATTCCAGACTCGAGTGTAA